One part of the Dunckerocampus dactyliophorus isolate RoL2022-P2 chromosome 11, RoL_Ddac_1.1, whole genome shotgun sequence genome encodes these proteins:
- the hrh2a gene encoding histamine receptor H2a, translated as MLSKILIGLILTFLILLTIGGNVLVCLAVCASRRLRCLTNCFIVSLAVTDLLLGLVVLPFSAHLQLTDDWPLGPVFCNFYISMDVMLCTASILTLLAISVDRYLAVTMPLRYTSLVLPWRVVVAMASVWTVSVAVSFLPIYMGWNTVNGTVQNYGPRVPERTCRFELNRPYVLTDSLLTFYLPLLAMCWTYLRILCIARAQIKRIISARPTYVTSYSCRSNQTTITTVVSSIPASALREHKATVTLAAVIGAFVVCWLPYFILFTALGLQEHPDPNKVPQFSIVLWLGYANSALNPILYGALNRDFRSAYAHLLRCRWPTYSSWWSRHPSPNVTTAREQLMEVTLLCGHTPASCRAGHTDQNFMLQETSRRTNTAITQFANDAAATDVNCNEGS; from the exons ATGTTGTCAAAAATATTGATAGGTCTCATCCTGACCTTCCTCATCCTCCTGACTATCGGCGGCAACGTTTTGGTGTGCCTTGCGGTCTGCGCCTCCAGACGCCTCCGCTGCCTCACTAATTGCTTCATCGTGTCGCTGGCGGTGACGGACCTCCTGCTGGGCCTCGTCGTACTCCCCTTCTCTGCCCACCTGCAGCTCACAGACGACTGGCCGCTGGGTCCAGTCTTCTGCAACTTCTACATCTCCATGGACGTCATGCTGTGCACCGCCTCCATCCTCACCCTCTTGGCCATCAGTGTGGACCGCTACTTGGCAGTGACCATGCCCCTCAGATACACCTCACTGGTGCTGCCTTGGAGGGTAGTGGTGGCCATGGCGAGTGTCTGGACCGTGTCCGTGGCCGTGTCCTTCTTGCCCATCTACATGGGATGGAACACGGTCAACGGGACGGTGCAAAACTACGGGCCGCGTGTTCCTGAGAGGACGTGCCGCTTTGAGCTGAACAGGCCTTACGTTTTAACAGACTCTCTTCTCACATTCTACCTGCCTCTGCTGGCCATGTGCTGGACATACCTCAGAATACTTTGCATCGCACGGGCACAAATCAAGCGCATCATCAGTGCTCGGCCCACGTACGTCACCAGCTACAGCTGCAGGAGCAACCAAACAACCATCACCACTGTGGTCTCCAGTATCCCAGCGTCAGCACTGAGGGAGCACAAGGCCACAGTGACGCTGGCGGCAGTCATAGGAGCGTTTGTGGTCTGCTGGCTACCTTATTTCATCCTGTTCACAGCGCTGGGCCTACAGGAGCATCCCGACCCAAACAAAGTGCCACAGTTCTCCATCGTCCTGTGGTTGGGTTACGCCAACTCGGCCCTCAATCCGATCCTCTACGGAGCACTCAACAGGGACTTCAGGTCGGCCTACGCTCACTTACTGAGATGCCGGTGGCCAACTTACAGCAGCTGGTGGAGCAGGCATCCCTCTCCCAACGTAACAACAG CCAGAGAACAGCTCATGGAGGTGACGCTGCTATGTGGACACACGCCCGCCAGCTGCAGGGCAGGACACACGGATCAGAACtttatgctgcaggaaacaagCAGAAGGACAAACACAGCCATCACCCAGTTTGCAAATGATGCAGCTGCCACAGATGTCAACTGCAATGAAGG CTCATGA